Genomic DNA from Paramisgurnus dabryanus chromosome 11, PD_genome_1.1, whole genome shotgun sequence:
AATAAGTGACTTATTGTCTTAATGTCTTTGTCATTGTTAAGGTGTGTTGTGTTCGTGGATAACAGAGTTGTGAAACCACTGTAAACATTTCCTTCTAACAGAGGGTGGTGTCATAATAGGATACAAATATTGTTTGAACATGGTTAAAATATGAATTACATGGAAAATATGTTCCTGCCTTTAGATGGTTTAGACATGTGTTAAGGTATAAAAAGTGGTTGAAGTTTTATACACAATCCTCTACATAACATATTGATGTACTTTGTTTATAGTAACTTTCTTCTGTACTTTCTCTTTCATCGCTGCAGATATTCGCCATTTTCGCTTTTGCTACAACGGGGGGCTATTCTGGCTCTGCAGGTTTCAACATCCAGTGCAAAGACAATCCCAAAATCCATGTAATACCTGTAACCTTCAGCTACCCTTTTAGGTGAACGTTACTGACTGAGTTTAGGTTATActgtttatacattttacacaacGACTGGCCAGTACACAATGCATTCTTTTTGCTTTTGAATAATACTTATATCCTAATGTTTATTCATCAATTTTGTATGTTAAACAGGCTTAATAACCAGATTTATAAAATCCCAACCTGCAATGGCACATCTGAAGTTGAAAAACATCTGGTTGGAGATTATTCATCTTCGGCTGAGTTTTTCGTATCTATTGGTGTTTTGGCTTTCCTATACTGCACTGCTACGCTTGTGTTGTACTTGGGTTACCAGCAGATGTACCGCGAGTCTCCCCGTGGCCCTACTCTTGTAAGTGTGTTTAAGTTTAATTACACATTATGACAGTACTTATTCAGTATGTGCGTGTATGAGATGTAGGACGTGTTATCCTTTAGTTAGTAATGAATGACACATAAATTCACACTTTTGTATGGGAAATGAAAGTTAGACGTTGCATTTCTGACCAGTTGGAACCAGATCAGAACTCATTTGAGTATgaattgaaaatacattttcaaagcTGTTGCTGACTGCTGTGTGGGggtgtaaaaatatttttaacgtTAGTGTGTAAATGAAGAAACGGAGGGGTGTGTTTTTCCAATAAGAGCTGCAACTGTTTTAAGTGAAAATGTGAAagtgtgacatgtttgtcagGTATGGAGCCCATACTCGAAATGCGCCTTTGCATTTATCCCGTCCCCACCCGTgaacacgcacgcacgcacgcacgcacacacacacccagAGCAGTGGGGCCCTTGGAGCAACTGGAGTtaaggtgtcttgctcaagggcaAGGGTTACAAGCCCCACTTTCCACTctatagacttccatagtaggaaaaaatatcttggaagtattgtgataaatgattaagaaaatattttgataaatgatggtaagcacacagttgacggtacccattaaattccatcatatttttttattcctaccatggaagtctatggtcacttactgctgtgtgcttaccatcatttctcaatatatcatattttgagttcatcagaaaaaagaatttcatacaggtttaaaacaacatgatgatgagtaaataatgacagaatttacattttaaagtgaactatccctttaaccactAAGCTGCAACCCCACCCGCCCCCAAGGTCTGAGACTGAAATAGATGCATAGAATGGTAAAACGTATCTGCATCTAAACAAAAGTTCAGTGAAACCATAACACTGCATTATCTCTGAAACATAAATAAGCTCCAAGATATCAAAGAATACAAAGAAATGCACATATCAGGACATATGCACATATTTAAAGTCTTCTTAACACAATTAAAGTTCTCAAAAATCATGTTTCATgttaaaaaacgtttttttaaaggtatataaataaacaatttgtTATTTCACCACATATAACTTTATTTAGGATCTGCTGATAACTGGGATCTTCACATTTCTGTGGCTGGTGTCGTCATCTGCTTGGGGAAAAGGCCTTACTGATGTGAAATGGGCAACCAGTCCAAATACACTTCTGTCCATAACTGACGTTTGTAAAGACGTCTTAAAAAACAAGTGCACAGCGGGGCACATCCCCCTAATGGGTCGTCTCAATTCATCAGTGGTAAGAGCATTTATAACATATAACAAGATAAATGAACAaagagctcaaatgcaaaaccctcttaGCGCGTCTTgtcaattttcttttttatcttttaatggattctgccacaAACCGGTATTCCTGAATGGCCTGAGtttgggattaagcagatttgaaacATTTGGATATGTTATTATCTAATATTTAATGAAGGCagtgtttagcggcttttgcatcaaAGCTTGCCAAATGCTTTTATGCATTGATAGTTGTTTTTTATAATCTGTAAATATAGCATGCTGGAattgatcagattttttttttttattaacttgggttaaagagcacctattttccgattcacgtttttacatttcatttggtgggtaagtgtgtattagtacataaTAATGATATGCAAAACATACATACCCCCAAGGAAACGATGATGCGAgatatcgtctccaacgtaaataattttttcttagactacaacaaacacacagattgtagtcaacagtttacttcctgggattggtgatgtaaacAAGAccgtcattatcataattcctcccgcttagACTCAcaaactcctgttagcattgcattgtgactgaatctttcaaacatggtaaggagcatcacatttcccactgacatcagaggtattcaagccaatcacaacgtacagattagctggccaatcagggacacagagcttttcaatcTATactttcaggaagagagtgaaatttgAAGCTACAATAATGTAGATTTTGCGTGGCTCACTAGCGCGTTATGGGATTATACCGCCTTCATTTACTaaactaaaattattatttaaatccagAACAACGAGGTAAACTGATGTAGAAGCAGGTAGGCTACATGTCTTTTCCCTTatgagaaaaagattaacaagctatactattatataaatatattttttgaaaaaacaaaaataaattgaagaacaagttttttttaagtgcaaatttacagagcatcggtaaatacagaacacagcagtgtcttaaaaataaattcaaattAGACCgtacctgtaaatgtacaaaacgaatgcaatgcagaaggcaatgaatatttatttatggcattttcaatagtatattagtagataaattaatGTGTATCTATtaagtatgaaaacgaataaatAATTTGGCTAAATTCATCTGGATAGATCATTTTTGTCAGACTGATTTGTCATCATTTCAGATCAAGCTTAAATGCATTATATCCCGAGTGTTACTCTCTTAACTCTTGACAATCT
This window encodes:
- the sypl2b gene encoding synaptophysin-like protein 2b, with product MSAFLLDLGLLKEPLGFIRVLEWIFAIFAFATTGGYSGSAGFNIQCKDNPKIHVIPVTFSYPFRLNNQIYKIPTCNGTSEVEKHLVGDYSSSAEFFVSIGVLAFLYCTATLVLYLGYQQMYRESPRGPTLDLLITGIFTFLWLVSSSAWGKGLTDVKWATSPNTLLSITDVCKDVLKNKCTAGHIPLMGRLNSSVIFGFLNLILWGGNCWFLFKETPFHKSANPQEGTEQPK